GTCTTGATCCAATTATAGCTATATCAATGGCAACTTATAATACTTGCCAATGTTATAAACTCCATGAAAAAGGAGCAATAGCTCCAGGGTATATTGCAGATTTTTCAATAGTAGATAATATTCAGGGCCTTAACATTATTGATGTATATAAAAATGGAAAATTAGTAGTAAAAGATAAAAAGCTGATAGATGAAGTTTCAACAAATATATGTAAAAAACCAGAGAAACTGATAGCTTCCATAAATATACCTGAAATAAAAAAAGAAGATTTGATTATTGATATGAAAGATCATCAGAAAGCTAATGTCATAGAAGTAATCAACAATGGAGTAGTAACTAAGAAATCTATTGAAAAGGTCACAACCAATGCTCAAGGACACTTTCAACCAGATATAGAAAAAGATCAGCAAAAAATTCTAGTAATTGAAAGACACAGGAAAACTGGCAACATAGGCAAAGGTATACTAAAAGGTCTAAAGCTGGAATCAGGAGCAATAGCAACTACTATTTCTCACGACTCTCATAATCTAATTGTTGTTGGAACTAACGACAAGGATATAATGAAGGCGATTGAAGCTATAGAAGAGATGCAGGGTGGTATCGTTGTTGTAAATGATAATGAAGTACTGGCTAAGTTGAATCTTGAAATCTGTGGATTAATCACTACTAGGGACTCTGAAACAGTAATAAAAGATTTGGGAAAGCTTAATAAGATGATAAAGATAATTGCACCAAAAGTTGATATTAATCCATTATTGACACTTTCCTTCATGTCACTTGTAGTAATACCTGAAATCAAAGTTTGTGAAAAAGGTTTATTTGATTTTTCAACCTTCGATTTTATCGATATTTACGTGGAAGAATAATATTTTATACATAAAAACTATAACTAAATAAAAAGGAGTAATGATATGCATTATTTAGAACTATTAGAGAGAGCACACAATGGTGAAAAGATTGAAAAAGAACAATGGGATGTAGAGTACATAGTAATCAAGACAATGGAGTTAGTTTCAAAATATGATTTAAAATTTGATAGTAATACGATTATTCCAACAGATGATACTCTTATTGAAAATACATTTAAAGCAGCGAAAGAACTGATTTCAGAAATTGGTGTATATTACTTGTCAGAAGGTAGACGAATATATCTTACTGAAGAAGAAATAGATGAAGCATTGAAAAATGCTAAACAAGAGATTCTAATGGGAGAAGGAAAAGATGCTGTAACATTATATGCAAGAAAACCAGAAGATACAAGATATCCACTAGTTTGGGCTGGAAATCCAGGATGTCCAACTCCAGAAGATATTTTCAAGCCAACAGTAAAAAGCTGGGCGAAGGAAGAGGTTGTTGATCTTATCACATGTGGTTCATTAACTACAGTAGATGGTTATCCTGTAAGAAAACACGAAGCTTCCGAACTCTTGGCAGTTAGAAGAGAATTAGATTTATTACGTAGCGCTACAAGAGAAGTTGGTCGTCCAGGAATGGGTATGTTAGCAGCAGAAAGTGCAGTTTCAGAAATAGGTGATTTGGCGGCTGTAGGTTCTGACCGTTTAAGACCATGTGATAGTCACTTGACAGTTATGCTTAATGAATTGGTTATTGATAGAGATAATATGGTTCGTACTGCAAGCAGTATAGATTATGGTATGAGAAATGCAGGACTTACTTGTACAATGGTTGGTGGATTAGGTGGAGATGCAGCAGGTTCAGCTCTCTTGATGATTGCATCTATTATGGCAGCTAATATCTTATGTAGAGCTGATTACCATCTTTGCCATCCAATTGACTTAAGACATGTTGCAACTTCAACTCGTGGAAGTATGTATGTACATAGTATGGCTTGTCAAGCTTATGCAAATCATGCACCAAATATTATATTCTGTGACATATATCCAAAAAGTGGAGCCTTAACAAAAGAATTATTATATGAGGTAGCAGCTAATGCTATTACAGCAACTGTTTCTGGAGGTCATCTAGAAGGTGTTGGTGCTGCTGATGGATTAGTTCCTCATGGTACTGGTTTAGAAGTGCGATTGATGGGTGAAGTAGGACGTGCTGTTGTAGATAATAGATTAACTCGTGAAACAGCCAATGAAATAGTATTAAAATTATTAGATAAATATGAGCATGTATTTAGTTTAGAAGGTGGAAATCCAGGTAAACCATTTAACGAAGCATATGATATGGAAAAAATTGAACCAGTAGAAGAATGGGTCAACATGTATGAAGAAGTCAAGAAAGAATTAAATGAAATGGGATTTAATATTTAATTTTTCTATAAAGTCATTACAATAACATGAAAAGGAGAC
The window above is part of the Vallitalea guaymasensis genome. Proteins encoded here:
- a CDS encoding monomethylamine:corrinoid methyltransferase, which translates into the protein MHYLELLERAHNGEKIEKEQWDVEYIVIKTMELVSKYDLKFDSNTIIPTDDTLIENTFKAAKELISEIGVYYLSEGRRIYLTEEEIDEALKNAKQEILMGEGKDAVTLYARKPEDTRYPLVWAGNPGCPTPEDIFKPTVKSWAKEEVVDLITCGSLTTVDGYPVRKHEASELLAVRRELDLLRSATREVGRPGMGMLAAESAVSEIGDLAAVGSDRLRPCDSHLTVMLNELVIDRDNMVRTASSIDYGMRNAGLTCTMVGGLGGDAAGSALLMIASIMAANILCRADYHLCHPIDLRHVATSTRGSMYVHSMACQAYANHAPNIIFCDIYPKSGALTKELLYEVAANAITATVSGGHLEGVGAADGLVPHGTGLEVRLMGEVGRAVVDNRLTRETANEIVLKLLDKYEHVFSLEGGNPGKPFNEAYDMEKIEPVEEWVNMYEEVKKELNEMGFNI